A portion of the Segatella copri DSM 18205 genome contains these proteins:
- a CDS encoding Fic family protein, with translation MVFADKKVPADLPVERLMQEHDSKPQNPIIANVLYKSKILESWGRGIGTMVDECKRVGLPAPEFKTDGNFVTVVFKYNRDGVNLQLVNSNPTSTQQVPNKYPTSTQQVLELVGILKDGEYSVREIMSFLMLKDRVNFLYKYLTPALEEGLVSMKYPDNPKHPKQKYMLTEKGRKILEK, from the coding sequence TTGGTCTTTGCAGATAAAAAAGTTCCGGCAGATTTACCCGTTGAGCGATTGATGCAAGAGCATGATTCCAAACCTCAAAATCCAATCATTGCCAATGTGCTTTATAAGAGCAAGATTCTTGAAAGTTGGGGACGTGGTATTGGTACGATGGTAGATGAATGTAAACGTGTTGGATTACCTGCGCCAGAATTCAAAACAGATGGTAATTTCGTGACTGTAGTCTTTAAATATAACCGTGATGGTGTTAACCTACAGTTGGTAAATAGCAATCCAACAAGTACCCAACAAGTACCCAACAAGTACCCAACAAGTACCCAACAAGTATTGGAACTTGTCGGAATATTGAAGGATGGAGAGTATTCTGTTAGAGAAATCATGTCTTTTTTAATGTTGAAGGATAGGGTGAATTTCTTGTATAAATACTTAACACCAGCATTGGAAGAAGGATTGGTTTCCATGAAATATCCTGATAATCCAAAGCACCCAAAGCAGAAGTATATGCTAACAGAAAAAGGACGAAAGATATTGGAAAAATAG
- a CDS encoding DNA/RNA non-specific endonuclease, whose amino-acid sequence MVGLDYNYIDETGAKTSLDDVASNYELSKSQKEYLTELNVSPEEFKEMSDGQKEDLCHDIRDRLEEIEVYSVMAQDKAIKDTCCSEILGEFRQQVFKEKLNQLNDLEKATPLSIEVLKLECPELYNQVQRMNSRLGNNNPDGIMNTMQYALLENGDFVAYNNIKAYSNSRMVYSEGVVYAKSGGSKNGDSNLNEFINTPILQSDTLYVIDGRSLYETDSQGRIHKESTVYSPDYDVKLERASDNQAMIRNGKDGMENDESSHTVPKCLGGPNEAINQTPMLKDINHGEGSKWADCERELVNATDEGNTSVVEHTFYYEGESKRPASVECDFIICTENQQTLSFDNSIMVESGLQAS is encoded by the coding sequence ATGGTTGGATTAGATTATAATTATATTGATGAAACTGGAGCAAAAACATCATTAGATGATGTTGCTTCAAACTATGAATTGTCAAAATCTCAGAAAGAGTATCTTACCGAGTTGAATGTTTCGCCAGAAGAATTTAAAGAGATGTCAGATGGTCAAAAAGAAGATCTTTGTCATGATATTAGGGATAGATTGGAAGAAATCGAAGTTTATAGTGTTATGGCACAAGATAAGGCTATAAAAGATACATGCTGTTCTGAAATTTTAGGTGAGTTTAGACAACAAGTTTTCAAAGAAAAGTTGAATCAACTAAATGATTTGGAAAAAGCGACACCTCTAAGTATAGAGGTACTTAAATTAGAATGTCCAGAATTATATAATCAAGTACAGAGAATGAATTCTCGACTTGGAAATAATAATCCTGATGGCATTATGAATACAATGCAATATGCTCTATTGGAAAATGGGGATTTTGTAGCCTATAATAATATCAAAGCGTATTCTAACTCAAGAATGGTTTATTCCGAAGGGGTTGTTTATGCAAAATCAGGTGGAAGTAAAAATGGAGATAGTAATCTTAATGAGTTTATAAACACGCCTATTTTGCAGTCTGATACATTATATGTTATAGATGGTCGTTCCTTATATGAAACTGATAGTCAAGGAAGAATTCATAAAGAAAGTACTGTATATTCACCGGATTATGATGTAAAATTGGAAAGGGCTAGCGATAATCAGGCAATGATAAGAAACGGAAAGGATGGTATGGAAAATGATGAAAGTTCGCATACTGTTCCTAAATGTTTGGGAGGCCCCAATGAAGCTATAAACCAAACGCCTATGCTTAAGGATATTAATCATGGTGAAGGTTCTAAATGGGCTGATTGTGAACGGGAGTTAGTAAATGCTACAGATGAAGGAAATACATCTGTAGTAGAACATACTTTTTATTATGAAGGTGAGTCAAAACGTCCTGCTTCTGTAGAGTGTGATTTTATAATATGTACGGAAAATCAACAAACGTTGAGCTTTGACAATTCTATAATGGTAGAAAGTGGTTTGCAAGCATCGTAA
- a CDS encoding ATP-binding protein has product MSNFSNPIEPAAKALAATALSQTLSFCMERKYLEGISLSSSANPFHLEAIDSTLKDEAYWLRIKQVGKPLRDSAEDCFTAIQKILYSCFLPNTIQLLFLVEGDGKESRMYVGLRSVSESVKARSYVKGLNEFIKGAWPGLQTELVDESDDGLAGIKKDIAAENINYIYALTGIPSMESQYKSVYPATLDNLIAGMNRSKRYAYFVVADPVETCDVEAMIYQCRDMNGQAESLKSINITEGISQGTSSSLTHGTSSSVSEGVSHTISESVSKKDFSRLGKTALCATGLGLAASVFPAAGAVVDGVANAAGAILPGALSMIGLSSIGNIITNITPTKTSGVSDSTTITNTHGESNSETIGVNESKSHSISRNIVNKHIEAVSEHLFYHSKRFESGKAIGLWKVGVYLMADKKSDIQGGAMQLRSILSGQESIFEPIRIHDITIAVDDIRKNSLARLCSPILMIDNQHEQRFEHPMGKNYKELKTVLTTKELSYLINFPLRTVPGISVVDSSPEFSLNQTETNRECIAFGKLLYGGSMTEIEYKLPLAVLARHTLLAGINGTGKTNTVQAILNGLKDKIPFLIIEPAKTEYVDWAIEYNKVHKDTPIDIYMPGCKKYRGVFVPKPLRVNPFEPVWLDATQDPNVLSHIDRLKSTFAAAFPMYDILPVLMEDLIYTIYQQKTTDWLSDVPVFGKTKSPTLNSMSVCVDKVIDHCHYEERIASNMKACLNTRINSLKRGWRGETLNCTKSTSCEELYERPVVINLSYVGDDTDKAFFMAVILQQLYEYRQALAEVGLVDFNNNDCQHLTVIEEAHRVMMKCDNPDMPQYKSALMFSNMLSEIRAYGEGMFLVDQVPTRLIPDAIKNTNTKITHRLVAEDDCKAIAESMGISKEQRMIIPKLLVGQCLVSTSLNTDKYWVQVNKVK; this is encoded by the coding sequence ATGAGTAATTTTAGTAATCCCATAGAGCCTGCAGCCAAAGCTTTGGCTGCAACGGCTTTATCGCAGACTCTTTCGTTCTGCATGGAGAGAAAGTATCTTGAAGGAATAAGTTTGTCTTCGTCTGCTAATCCTTTTCATTTGGAAGCTATAGATAGTACACTCAAAGATGAGGCGTATTGGCTACGTATCAAACAGGTAGGAAAGCCGTTACGTGATTCTGCAGAGGACTGTTTTACAGCTATTCAGAAGATACTTTATTCATGCTTCTTGCCAAACACCATTCAACTACTTTTTTTGGTGGAGGGTGATGGTAAAGAAAGTAGAATGTATGTTGGACTTCGTTCTGTTTCCGAATCTGTCAAGGCAAGAAGTTATGTCAAGGGGCTAAACGAATTTATCAAAGGAGCGTGGCCTGGCTTACAAACAGAATTGGTGGATGAATCGGATGACGGATTGGCGGGAATAAAAAAAGATATTGCCGCAGAAAATATCAATTACATCTATGCATTGACAGGAATTCCATCAATGGAAAGCCAGTACAAGTCTGTATATCCTGCAACTTTGGATAATCTCATTGCTGGAATGAATCGAAGCAAGCGGTATGCTTATTTTGTAGTAGCCGATCCTGTGGAAACTTGTGATGTCGAAGCTATGATTTACCAGTGCCGAGATATGAATGGGCAGGCAGAGTCATTGAAGTCAATTAACATCACAGAAGGAATTTCACAGGGAACATCATCATCACTTACTCATGGAACTTCTTCTTCTGTGAGTGAAGGGGTGAGCCATACTATTTCTGAATCAGTCTCGAAGAAAGATTTTTCCCGTTTAGGAAAAACCGCATTGTGTGCAACAGGACTTGGACTTGCTGCAAGTGTTTTCCCTGCAGCAGGAGCCGTTGTCGATGGTGTGGCAAATGCAGCAGGAGCAATCTTGCCAGGTGCTTTGAGTATGATAGGATTGTCTTCTATTGGAAATATTATCACAAATATCACGCCAACTAAAACTTCTGGTGTATCAGACTCTACCACCATCACCAATACCCATGGAGAAAGTAATTCAGAGACGATTGGTGTAAACGAGAGTAAATCTCATAGCATAAGCAGAAATATTGTAAATAAGCACATAGAAGCCGTATCAGAACATTTGTTTTACCACTCCAAGAGATTTGAAAGTGGCAAAGCCATTGGTCTGTGGAAAGTTGGCGTATATCTAATGGCCGATAAAAAGTCAGATATACAAGGCGGTGCTATGCAGTTGAGATCTATTCTAAGCGGACAAGAATCCATATTCGAGCCAATCCGTATACATGACATAACCATTGCCGTAGACGATATACGCAAAAACAGCCTTGCTCGGTTGTGCTCTCCTATTTTGATGATTGATAATCAACACGAACAACGTTTTGAACATCCTATGGGAAAGAACTACAAGGAATTAAAGACCGTCCTGACCACGAAGGAGTTGTCTTATCTTATAAATTTCCCTCTGCGTACTGTTCCTGGTATAAGTGTGGTTGATAGTTCGCCTGAGTTTAGTCTGAATCAAACAGAGACTAACAGGGAATGTATAGCCTTTGGTAAACTCTTGTATGGTGGGTCAATGACAGAGATAGAATATAAATTGCCTTTGGCTGTCCTTGCAAGACACACCCTATTGGCTGGAATAAATGGAACGGGAAAAACAAATACTGTGCAGGCAATTTTAAATGGTTTGAAAGACAAGATTCCTTTCTTGATTATCGAGCCTGCCAAGACCGAATATGTGGATTGGGCAATAGAATATAATAAAGTTCACAAAGATACTCCAATAGACATCTATATGCCAGGATGCAAAAAATATCGTGGTGTGTTCGTTCCTAAGCCTTTGCGTGTCAATCCGTTTGAACCGGTATGGCTAGATGCAACCCAGGACCCTAATGTGCTTTCCCATATTGATCGTTTGAAATCCACGTTTGCAGCAGCATTCCCTATGTACGATATTTTGCCAGTATTGATGGAAGACTTGATTTATACTATCTATCAGCAAAAAACTACCGACTGGTTAAGTGATGTTCCTGTATTTGGAAAGACCAAATCACCAACACTTAATAGTATGAGTGTGTGTGTGGATAAAGTAATAGATCACTGCCATTATGAGGAGCGTATTGCAAGCAATATGAAGGCTTGTCTCAACACTCGTATCAATTCTCTAAAACGTGGATGGCGAGGCGAGACTCTCAATTGCACAAAGTCGACTTCTTGTGAAGAGTTATATGAACGACCAGTTGTTATCAATCTCTCATATGTGGGTGATGATACAGATAAGGCTTTCTTCATGGCCGTTATTTTGCAACAACTTTATGAATATCGTCAAGCTTTAGCAGAAGTAGGACTTGTGGACTTTAACAACAACGATTGTCAGCACTTAACAGTTATAGAGGAGGCACATCGGGTGATGATGAAATGCGACAATCCTGATATGCCACAATATAAGTCGGCCTTGATGTTTTCCAATATGCTTTCTGAAATAAGGGCTTATGGCGAGGGTATGTTTTTAGTAGATCAGGTTCCTACTCGTTTGATACCTGATGCAATAAAGAACACTAATACAAAAATTACACATCGTTTGGTAGCAGAAGATGATTGTAAAGCTATAGCAGAGAGTATGGGAATAAGCAAAGAGCAACGTATGATAATTCCTAAGTTGTTGGTGGGGCAGTGTCTTGTCTCGACATCATTGAATACGGATAAATATTGGGTTCAAGTAAATAAAGTAAAATAG
- a CDS encoding Hsp70 family protein: MEHNKNIEYIIGIDLGHGETSAALCPTEWDKPIEQLTPAKDLDMGGNKKVLPSAITILENGDAYIGDRAFRSDILKKASVNVCFKQAPKDINGEKEKLMIRFMKEVYRTIIENNSATLHDGNHKVYIATPSGWDTKEQELYLQMASKAGLPIAGVTKESRAAFVRAQADVTSGLGRNISKGAIVFDMGSSTLDFTYLNQSQGSELIDNGYNCGASAIEKIILHNLEETSEVVRAFEKKYPKLKDRLQFEARTVKEQVYFDPTAKVKKFVNFEELIDDDDDFEDERFKLAFVPGELNNILESAGYIKEVEDAMIDFKNNYINGAPIYGVFLTGGASRMDIIKPLIAKVWKVSEDSIYRDQDPSLTISQGVAEVARIDLRTEGMDTGLAEEIDNVIKQNIVYKYFAEGFGDVLKGDVVDSINFSLNWFIGEVSYDGYVEEDFSLENLKDTIKQVVEAGVDEIKDESDKYFKEAFEKATVDIRKKINTIVVNYTNKGTKITLPTINFQNIDIKGINLDGVIKEISSTIDVSSTNWLQYGLAGAGLIFGLIGASVGFALGKWLGGDKRSDEEKQAAAMQKPLSHEERVNVYNSIVEKGDEITQVIHDAVDKSLRDNKLKSKIQSMTSQLLGEYKKSLEDARILID, translated from the coding sequence ATGGAACATAATAAAAATATAGAATATATAATAGGAATAGACCTAGGACATGGTGAGACATCCGCAGCATTGTGTCCTACAGAATGGGATAAGCCTATAGAGCAACTTACACCGGCAAAAGACCTTGATATGGGAGGTAACAAGAAAGTTCTTCCTTCGGCCATTACCATTCTTGAAAATGGCGATGCTTACATTGGGGACCGTGCATTCCGTTCTGATATTCTGAAAAAAGCATCTGTTAATGTATGCTTTAAACAAGCTCCAAAAGATATTAATGGAGAAAAGGAAAAATTGATGATACGATTCATGAAAGAGGTCTATCGTACCATCATTGAGAATAACTCTGCAACATTGCATGATGGCAATCATAAGGTGTATATCGCCACACCTTCAGGTTGGGATACGAAGGAGCAAGAACTATATTTACAAATGGCATCTAAAGCCGGATTGCCAATTGCTGGTGTAACAAAAGAGTCAAGAGCGGCTTTTGTAAGAGCACAGGCTGATGTAACATCTGGTTTAGGACGCAATATCAGCAAGGGTGCTATCGTTTTTGATATGGGCTCAAGTACGCTTGATTTTACATATCTTAACCAGTCTCAAGGTTCCGAGCTGATTGATAACGGTTACAACTGTGGTGCTTCTGCTATAGAGAAAATCATTTTGCACAATCTGGAGGAAACTTCCGAGGTGGTAAGAGCTTTTGAGAAAAAATACCCAAAACTCAAAGATCGCTTGCAATTTGAGGCGAGAACTGTAAAGGAACAGGTTTATTTCGATCCTACTGCAAAGGTGAAGAAATTTGTCAATTTCGAAGAGCTTATTGATGATGATGATGATTTTGAAGATGAGCGCTTCAAATTGGCTTTTGTTCCAGGAGAGTTGAACAATATATTAGAGAGTGCAGGATATATCAAGGAGGTAGAGGATGCCATGATTGATTTCAAAAATAATTATATTAATGGTGCTCCTATTTATGGTGTGTTCCTCACAGGAGGTGCTTCTCGTATGGATATCATCAAGCCACTTATAGCCAAAGTGTGGAAAGTGTCTGAGGATAGCATCTATAGAGATCAAGACCCATCATTGACTATTTCACAAGGAGTTGCAGAGGTTGCACGTATTGACTTGCGTACCGAAGGAATGGACACTGGTCTTGCTGAGGAAATAGACAATGTTATCAAGCAAAATATCGTGTATAAATACTTTGCAGAAGGTTTTGGAGATGTATTGAAAGGGGATGTAGTTGATTCTATTAATTTTAGCCTAAATTGGTTTATTGGTGAGGTTAGCTACGACGGCTATGTAGAAGAAGACTTTTCTTTGGAAAATCTGAAAGATACAATAAAACAAGTTGTTGAGGCTGGAGTTGATGAAATCAAGGATGAAAGTGATAAATATTTCAAGGAAGCCTTTGAAAAAGCAACGGTAGACATACGTAAGAAAATTAATACTATAGTAGTAAATTATACTAATAAGGGAACAAAAATAACCCTTCCGACTATAAACTTCCAAAATATAGATATTAAAGGGATAAACTTGGATGGTGTTATAAAAGAAATCTCAAGTACTATAGATGTGTCATCAACAAACTGGCTTCAGTATGGATTAGCAGGAGCCGGATTAATTTTCGGCCTCATTGGTGCTAGTGTAGGATTTGCTCTTGGTAAATGGCTTGGTGGGGATAAACGTAGTGATGAGGAAAAACAAGCTGCTGCGATGCAAAAGCCTCTTAGTCATGAAGAAAGAGTAAACGTATACAATTCGATTGTAGAAAAAGGTGATGAAATTACTCAAGTTATCCATGATGCTGTGGACAAATCTCTAAGAGACAACAAGTTGAAATCGAAAATTCAGAGTATGACATCACAATTGTTGGGTGAATACAAGAAGAGTTTGGAAGATGCTAGAATCCTAATTGACTAA
- a CDS encoding DUF6140 family protein, translating to MSKVFQVKPKRLKRSNGTVLTPDMVVTVTTMQHTATPFYNGAKEVQEAYMRIYAFDYKKACCNPNDFEFKKLD from the coding sequence ATGAGCAAGGTATTTCAAGTAAAGCCTAAGCGCCTTAAACGCTCTAACGGTACAGTTCTCACTCCCGATATGGTAGTGACAGTAACAACCATGCAGCACACCGCCACCCCTTTTTACAATGGAGCCAAGGAGGTGCAAGAAGCCTACATGCGCATCTATGCTTTCGATTATAAGAAAGCATGCTGCAATCCGAATGATTTTGAATTTAAAAAGTTGGACTAA
- a CDS encoding smalltalk protein, with product MKANTWKTILQIAISILTAIATTLGVTSCMG from the coding sequence ATGAAAGCGAACACTTGGAAAACAATTCTGCAGATAGCCATCAGCATACTGACCGCTATCGCTACTACGCTCGGAGTAACGAGCTGCATGGGATAA
- a CDS encoding HU family DNA-binding protein — protein sequence MINYSIVMRSVNANLLEINQAKSRINQAKKEGKTPDPKDLELVKTEKQNAFAISQYTDIMTIEKFAKHITSHGSVYSRADISAILYIAVDCMREMLLEGKKIRLGDLGDFSLLLTSKGAEDADKFTAQNITGVKVQWEPGQEFKNLRDDAEFNLVASRSAQAAVIKAIKEGKTNVDLNAPTTPDNTPGGSTPGGSNTGQTGSDGQGSESSGGTTGKDDTGDGLE from the coding sequence ATGATTAATTACAGCATCGTAATGCGTAGCGTGAACGCAAATCTTCTGGAAATCAACCAGGCGAAGTCACGCATCAACCAGGCTAAGAAGGAGGGCAAGACCCCTGACCCAAAGGACCTGGAACTTGTGAAGACCGAGAAGCAGAATGCTTTCGCCATCTCGCAGTACACCGACATCATGACCATCGAGAAGTTTGCCAAGCACATTACCTCTCATGGCAGTGTTTATTCGAGAGCTGACATCAGCGCCATCCTCTACATCGCCGTAGACTGCATGCGTGAGATGTTGCTTGAGGGCAAGAAAATCCGTCTGGGCGATCTCGGTGATTTCTCTCTCCTTCTCACCTCGAAGGGGGCCGAGGATGCAGACAAGTTCACCGCTCAGAACATCACCGGTGTGAAGGTTCAGTGGGAGCCTGGTCAGGAGTTTAAGAACCTTCGCGATGACGCCGAGTTCAACCTCGTAGCCAGCCGCAGCGCTCAGGCAGCCGTTATCAAGGCGATTAAGGAGGGTAAGACCAACGTTGACCTCAACGCCCCAACTACTCCGGATAATACGCCTGGCGGTTCTACCCCAGGCGGTTCAAACACCGGTCAGACCGGCAGCGACGGCCAAGGCTCTGAATCAAGCGGCGGTACTACCGGCAAGGACGATACTGGCGACGGCCTTGAATAG